Proteins encoded in a region of the Cupriavidus pauculus genome:
- a CDS encoding Bug family tripartite tricarboxylate transporter substrate binding protein: MTMRPVVPYKALLSATLLASTLMAFSGTAAAQDTKAWPNSTISIVSGFPGGAATDIYARKLGVELNKEFGVSFISDNRPGAGGNIASALVAQAKPDGYTFLLGTAGTHAINPALYSKLQFDVVNDFSRIALLGTLPNILLINPEKHPEIKTCADLLAAARKAPGTLNYASTGNGASGHLAGTQFATASKTSYVHIPYKGQGPAMTALLSGEVDFFFNQSSPSLGPIQSGKVRALAVTSPQRVSVLPDVPTVAEACNLPGFESTTWYGLFGPAALPADIQNRMSKAVLKAINTDEFKGWLVSQAIQPIKDGGPDAFKRVQQADMKTWAKIVKDSGAHVD; encoded by the coding sequence ATGACGATGCGCCCGGTTGTGCCATACAAAGCCCTGCTTTCCGCCACCCTGCTGGCTTCCACGCTGATGGCGTTCAGCGGCACCGCCGCCGCCCAGGACACGAAAGCGTGGCCGAACAGCACGATTTCGATCGTCAGCGGCTTTCCGGGCGGTGCCGCCACCGACATCTATGCGCGCAAGCTGGGCGTGGAACTGAACAAGGAGTTCGGCGTCTCGTTTATCTCCGATAATCGCCCCGGCGCGGGCGGCAATATCGCTTCCGCGCTGGTAGCGCAGGCCAAGCCGGATGGTTATACGTTCCTGCTGGGCACGGCCGGTACGCACGCGATTAATCCCGCGCTATATTCGAAACTGCAATTCGACGTGGTGAATGATTTCTCGCGGATCGCATTATTGGGAACGCTGCCGAATATCCTGCTGATCAACCCGGAGAAGCACCCCGAGATCAAGACCTGCGCGGATCTGCTCGCGGCCGCGCGCAAGGCGCCGGGCACGCTCAACTACGCGTCCACGGGCAATGGCGCGTCGGGCCATCTGGCCGGCACGCAGTTCGCCACGGCCTCGAAGACCAGCTATGTGCATATCCCGTACAAGGGCCAGGGTCCGGCCATGACGGCGCTGCTGTCGGGCGAGGTCGATTTCTTCTTCAACCAGAGCTCGCCGAGCCTGGGCCCGATCCAGTCCGGCAAGGTCCGCGCGCTCGCCGTCACGTCCCCGCAGCGCGTCAGCGTGCTGCCCGATGTGCCGACCGTCGCCGAGGCTTGCAACCTGCCGGGCTTCGAAAGCACGACGTGGTACGGCCTGTTCGGTCCGGCCGCCCTGCCCGCCGATATCCAGAACCGCATGTCGAAGGCCGTGCTCAAGGCCATCAACACCGACGAGTTCAAGGGATGGCTCGTCAGCCAGGCCATCCAGCCGATCAAGGACGGCGGCCCGGACGCATTTAAACGCGTGCAGCAGGCCGATATGAAGACCTGGGCGAAGATCGTCAAGGATTCTGGCGCGCACGTGGACTGA
- a CDS encoding GntR family transcriptional regulator, translating to MATAASDSIVEQVYDKLKAMSVGYDFKPGERLNEGVLASALGVSRTPLREALTRLTTEGLLRFSPGKGFFCRDLDAQEVFSLYEMRKIVEVEALRLSLERAKDEDIEALLTFLENTGPEPGNRSVEELVRLDETFHESLMAMSGNLEMLRVLRNINARIRFVRWIDMERCDRRVSQNDHREILLGLKARDADRCIPILARHIDRRHDQIATALKEGLAQIYMG from the coding sequence GTGGCAACAGCAGCAAGTGACAGCATCGTCGAGCAGGTCTACGACAAGCTCAAGGCCATGAGCGTCGGTTACGACTTCAAGCCCGGCGAACGCCTCAATGAAGGCGTGCTGGCGAGCGCGCTCGGCGTCAGCCGCACGCCGCTGCGCGAGGCGCTGACGCGCCTGACCACCGAAGGCCTGCTGCGCTTTTCGCCGGGCAAGGGCTTTTTCTGCCGGGACCTCGATGCGCAGGAAGTGTTCTCGCTCTACGAGATGCGCAAGATCGTGGAAGTGGAGGCGCTGCGCCTCTCGCTGGAACGCGCAAAGGACGAGGATATCGAGGCGTTGCTGACGTTCCTCGAGAACACGGGTCCCGAACCCGGCAACCGTTCGGTCGAGGAACTCGTCCGGCTCGACGAGACCTTTCACGAAAGCCTGATGGCGATGTCGGGCAACCTCGAGATGCTGCGCGTGCTGCGCAATATCAACGCGCGCATCCGCTTCGTGCGCTGGATCGATATGGAGCGCTGCGACCGCCGCGTCAGCCAGAACGACCACCGCGAGATCCTGCTGGGCCTGAAGGCGCGCGATGCCGATCGGTGCATCCCGATCCTGGCGCGCCATATCGACCGCCGCCACGACCAGATCGCCACCGCGCTCAAGGAAGGCCTCGCGCAGATCTACATGGGCTGA
- a CDS encoding FUSC family protein, with the protein MFARMIGFPSARDWVFSAKVFAAAMLALYIALAFALPRPYWAMATVYLVSHPLTGATRSKGAYRVVGTLLGAIAAVALVPPLVDSPPLLMGAIAFWVGTLLYLSLMERSPRSYVFLLAAYTLPIVALPAVNDPLQIFDLAVARVEEICIGIVCASVIGSLVFPARVASALHAQTTVWLADAARWASAMLTGAPGDMQQHDSRYKLAADIRQLDTLITHLQFDADTAMAVRCARCLHARMTMLLPELSGLASVLSALHAHPAGVPEALGQRMAGVAAWMRGEARTVVLPDPATVAASAPEPGWHSDLVATAEHHLATLSDLWHDCLVLQQRISDRSTEQVMPELRYADQPGERAYHHDHAMLLVYALTAGCATFVAGLAWILSGWIEGGAPVALAALTTCIYATIDEPRRTAWRFVRWAMVCLVVSWFYIFVVLPFAHDFAGLAGLLAVPYLIIGALIARPGFNLFAVLLSVNAASFANVQMLYDANFGNLFNGTIATFAAMIFAPLWVVMVRPFGAHAVLRRLVHASWKDIALGADRRELEEHPQLRGRMLDQLQRLVPLLAASSDKTSNKGFTELQVGFGTLALQRDFDMLPPVARSRLARVLRSLEYHYLRRVREGAALAPPPRLAARIDNALAAIAHGAGSASRETVSALTNIRLSLFPEKQG; encoded by the coding sequence ATGTTCGCTCGCATGATCGGCTTCCCCAGCGCACGCGACTGGGTGTTTTCAGCCAAGGTGTTCGCGGCCGCGATGCTCGCGCTGTATATCGCGCTGGCCTTCGCGTTGCCGCGCCCCTACTGGGCGATGGCGACCGTGTATCTCGTGTCCCATCCGCTGACGGGCGCCACGCGCTCGAAGGGGGCGTACCGCGTGGTCGGCACGCTGCTCGGCGCCATCGCGGCCGTGGCCCTGGTGCCGCCGCTCGTCGATTCGCCGCCGCTGCTGATGGGCGCCATCGCATTCTGGGTCGGCACGCTGCTGTACCTCTCGCTGATGGAACGCTCGCCACGCAGCTACGTGTTCCTGCTGGCGGCCTACACGCTGCCGATCGTCGCGCTGCCGGCGGTCAACGATCCGCTGCAGATCTTCGACCTCGCGGTCGCGCGCGTGGAGGAGATCTGCATCGGCATCGTCTGCGCCAGCGTCATCGGGTCGCTCGTATTCCCCGCGCGCGTGGCGTCCGCGCTCCATGCGCAGACCACGGTATGGCTGGCCGATGCCGCGCGCTGGGCGTCGGCGATGCTGACGGGCGCGCCGGGGGACATGCAGCAGCACGACAGCCGCTACAAGCTCGCCGCCGACATCCGCCAGCTGGACACGCTGATCACGCATCTGCAGTTCGATGCCGACACGGCGATGGCGGTCCGCTGCGCGCGCTGCCTGCATGCGCGCATGACGATGCTGCTGCCCGAGCTGTCCGGCCTGGCCAGCGTGCTGAGCGCCTTGCACGCGCATCCGGCGGGCGTGCCCGAGGCACTGGGACAGCGCATGGCGGGCGTGGCCGCCTGGATGCGTGGCGAGGCCCGCACGGTCGTCCTGCCCGACCCGGCGACGGTGGCGGCGAGCGCGCCGGAGCCGGGCTGGCACTCGGACCTCGTGGCCACGGCCGAGCATCACCTTGCCACGCTGTCCGATCTCTGGCACGACTGCCTCGTGCTCCAGCAGCGCATCAGCGACCGGTCGACCGAGCAGGTCATGCCGGAGCTGCGCTATGCGGACCAGCCCGGGGAGCGCGCCTATCACCACGATCACGCGATGCTGCTCGTCTACGCGCTCACGGCGGGCTGCGCGACATTCGTGGCGGGACTCGCATGGATCCTGTCGGGATGGATCGAAGGGGGCGCACCGGTTGCGCTGGCCGCGCTGACCACCTGCATCTACGCGACCATCGACGAGCCGCGCCGCACGGCCTGGCGCTTCGTGCGCTGGGCCATGGTGTGCCTGGTCGTGTCGTGGTTCTACATCTTCGTGGTGCTGCCGTTCGCGCATGACTTCGCGGGACTGGCGGGTTTGCTCGCGGTGCCGTACCTGATCATCGGCGCGCTGATCGCGCGGCCCGGTTTCAATCTGTTCGCGGTGCTGCTATCGGTCAATGCCGCGTCGTTCGCGAATGTGCAGATGCTGTACGACGCGAACTTCGGCAACCTGTTCAACGGCACGATCGCAACCTTCGCGGCGATGATCTTCGCGCCGCTCTGGGTCGTGATGGTGCGGCCGTTCGGCGCGCACGCGGTGCTGCGGCGGCTCGTGCATGCAAGCTGGAAGGACATCGCGCTCGGTGCCGATCGCCGTGAACTGGAGGAGCATCCCCAGTTGCGCGGCCGCATGCTGGACCAGCTGCAGCGGCTCGTGCCGCTGCTCGCGGCCAGCAGCGACAAGACGTCGAACAAGGGCTTTACGGAACTGCAGGTGGGGTTCGGCACGCTGGCGCTCCAGCGCGATTTCGACATGTTGCCGCCCGTCGCGCGGAGCCGGCTTGCGCGCGTGCTGCGCTCGCTCGAGTATCACTACCTGAGAAGGGTGCGGGAGGGTGCCGCGCTGGCGCCGCCGCCGCGGCTGGCCGCGCGGATCGACAATGCGCTGGCCGCGATCGCGCACGGCGCGGGCAGCGCGTCGCGCGAAACGGTGTCCGCGCTGACGAACATCAGGCTGTCGCTGTTCCCCGAGAAACAGGGGTAA
- a CDS encoding DUF2474 domain-containing protein, producing the protein MNDRHLDNAPRQAAGTTGATEAGLGLRLGWMALLWLGGVGTVFVFAMLMRLLMRLGGLVA; encoded by the coding sequence ATGAACGATCGACATCTCGACAACGCGCCCCGGCAGGCCGCCGGGACGACCGGGGCCACGGAGGCCGGTCTCGGTCTCCGGCTCGGATGGATGGCATTGCTGTGGCTCGGCGGCGTGGGCACGGTGTTCGTGTTCGCGATGCTGATGCGCCTGCTCATGCGGCTCGGCGGCCTCGTCGCCTGA